A stretch of DNA from Meiothermus cerbereus DSM 11376:
GCCTTCAAAACGCGCCGGGTTTTTCAGGCCACCCGAACGGGATTTCTGGCCTTTGTGGCCCCGCCCAGCAGTCTTTCCATGACCGGAACCAGGGCCCCGACCTACGCGCTTGCGGCGCTTGTTGGCCCCTTGGTTGGGACGAATATCGGTAAGTTTCATTCCAGCACCTCCACCAGGTGAGCCACCTTGCGAATTTGGCCACGCACAGCAGGGTTATCCTGCACTTCGCGCACGCGGTTCATCTTGGTCAAACCCAGGATTTTGAGGGCTACTTTCTGGTCTTTAGGGTAGCCAATAGGGCTTTTGACCAAGCGCACCTTCAGGGTCGCCATTAGGCCACCTCCTCAGACTTGGCAGGGGTTTTGCGCAAACGTTTAACATCGTCCCAGGTTTGCAGCTGGCGCAGAGCCTCCATGGTGGCATAGGCAATGTTCACCGCGTTACGGGAACCCAGCTCCTTGGTCAGAATGTCGGTGATGCCAGCCAGCTCGAGGATCGCGCGGGGCACCTGACCCGCAATTACCCCGGTACCGGGGGCTGCCGGACGCAGCAAAATGGTGGAAGAACCCCAGGTCACGCTAATTTCGTGGGGGATGGTGCCATTGTGCAAAGGCACCTCGATCATGTCGCGCTTAGCGTAGTTGTTGGCCTTCTGTACAGCCATGGGCACTTCTTTGGCCTTGCCCAGGCCCAGGCCCACACGGCCCTGCCGGTCGCCTACGGCCACCAAAGCCCCAAAGCGGAAGCGGCGCCCCCCCTGGTAGGTTTTGGAGGTACGGCGCACGAAGATCATCTTTTCTTCAAAATCGGTTTCAGGCATATCTAACCTCGCTCGAGGCAGAAGGCTAAAAACTCCAGGCCCAGTTTTAGTGGGCTTTGGGTTTTCACCTTCGGCTTAGAACTCCAACCCACCCTCGCGGGCACCTTCAGCCAGGGCTTTTACGCGCCCGTGGTATTTGAACGCACCCCGGTCGAACACTACCTGAGAGATACCCTTGGCTTTTGCAGCCTCAGCAATGGCCTGGCCCACTTTTTTGGCCACTTCGGTCTTATTGCCCGAGAGCTTGAGGGACTTGCTCGAGGCCGCCACCAGGGTGTGTCCTTTGCTATCGTCAATGATTTGAGCGTAGATGTGCTGCAAGCTGCGGTGCACGCTCAAGCGCAAGCGGCCAGAGGCCTTTACGGCGTTGCGAACCCGGAACTTGCGGCGATCTTCGGTGGTCAAACGAGCCACAGATTCTCCTTCCTCTACTTGCCAGCAGTCTTGCCAGGCTTGGTCTTGATTACCTCATCCGCGTAACGAATACCCTTGGCGTGATAAGCATCGGGGGGACGCACAGCACGCACATTGGCGGCAACCTGTCCCACGAGCTGCTTGTCGATGCCAATGACCCGAATCTTGGTAGGCTCGGGCACTTCAAAGGTAATGCCAGCTGGGGGAGTAACGATGTCTTTGTGGCTGTGTCCCACGGTTAGCTCGAGGTTCTTGCCTTGCATGGCCGCACGGTAGCCGGTTCCGCTAATCAGCATCTCCTTCACGTACCCTGCCGAAACCCCCTGAACCGCGTTGGCAATGAGGGTACGGGTAAGGCCGTGCAGGCTTCTGTGGGTACGGCTGTCCGAAGGACGGCTAACGGTAATGGTTCC
This window harbors:
- the rpmD gene encoding 50S ribosomal protein L30, whose amino-acid sequence is MATLKVRLVKSPIGYPKDQKVALKILGLTKMNRVREVQDNPAVRGQIRKVAHLVEVLE
- the rpsE gene encoding 30S ribosomal protein S5 yields the protein MPETDFEEKMIFVRRTSKTYQGGRRFRFGALVAVGDRQGRVGLGLGKAKEVPMAVQKANNYAKRDMIEVPLHNGTIPHEISVTWGSSTILLRPAAPGTGVIAGQVPRAILELAGITDILTKELGSRNAVNIAYATMEALRQLQTWDDVKRLRKTPAKSEEVA
- the rplR gene encoding 50S ribosomal protein L18, whose protein sequence is MARLTTEDRRKFRVRNAVKASGRLRLSVHRSLQHIYAQIIDDSKGHTLVAASSKSLKLSGNKTEVAKKVGQAIAEAAKAKGISQVVFDRGAFKYHGRVKALAEGAREGGLEF
- the rplF gene encoding 50S ribosomal protein L6, whose protein sequence is MSRIGKQPITLPKGVTVEVAAGYVKVKGSKGELTVPVHADLIVKNEGGTITVSRPSDSRTHRSLHGLTRTLIANAVQGVSAGYVKEMLISGTGYRAAMQGKNLELTVGHSHKDIVTPPAGITFEVPEPTKIRVIGIDKQLVGQVAANVRAVRPPDAYHAKGIRYADEVIKTKPGKTAGK